gtctctctccccgtctgtctctctccctctccccgtctgtctgtctctctccccgtctgtctctctccctctccccgtctgtctgtctctctccccgtctgtctctctcgctctccccgtctgtctgtctctctccctctccccgtctgtctgtctctctccccgtctgtctgtctctctccctctccccgtctgtctgtctctctccctctccccgtctgtctctctccctctccccgtctgtctgtctctctccctctccccgtctgtctctctccccgtctgtctgtctctctccccgtctgtctgtctctctccctctccccgtctgtctgtctctctccctctccccgtctgtctctctccctctccccgtctgtctgtctctctccctctccctgtctgtctgtctccccgtctgtctgtctccctctccccgtctgtctgtctccctctccccgtctgtctctctccctctccccgtctgtctgtctctctccccgtctgtccctctccccgtctgtctctctccctctccccgtctgtctgtctctctccccatctgtctctctccctctccccgtctgtctgtctctctccctctccccgtctgtctgtctctctccctctccttgtctgtctgtctctctccccatctgtctctctccctctccccgtctgtctgtctctccctctccccgtctgtctgtctctctccaggTGTCTGTCTAACAGTGAGGACGACAGGCGTGTCCTCTCCTTCCACttggacagagacacacacacactgtacgtGGCCTTCTCCAGCTGTGTGGTGAGAATCCCGCTGAGCCGCTGTGAGAGACACCGAACCTGTCAcaagtgagacacacacacgcacacacacgcacacacacacacacgcacacacgcacacacgcacacacacgcacgcacacacacgcacacgcacacacgcacacacacgcacacacacacaccccataaTACTGGAGCAAAAATTTATAAagtttgtaaattatttagaaaaataaaacccacactgctcatcaccatggcaacactgACTGTACTATGAatcatggtggtggtagcacgATGTTcagagtataaataaataataaacaatacttactctgtttgtgtgtgtgtgtgtgtgtgtgtgtgcgtgtgtgtgtgtgtgttttgcaggtcATGTATTGCGTCCAGAGATCCGTACTGTGGTTGGATGTCACATGGGGCTTGTGAAAGGATTCCAGCAGGAGTGGagtaagtctctctctcacacacacacacacacacacacacacactaacacacacacactaacacacacacacacagttttattattaaacatcagTGATCTCATTCTCTAACTCCcggttctctttttttctctcttttcatctcatttactcattcatctttctttctctcattttatttccccatttctgtctctccccctctctccccctctctctgtctctccccctctctccccctctctctgtctctccccctctctccccctctctctctctctttctctctctccccctctctctctctctttctctctctctctctctctcagcagtgGGTTTGAGCAGGATGTGGAGTTCGGGGATACGGGGCGTCTCGGTGACTGTCACGGTGAGAtcatctgtttctgtgttttctcatcacactcacactcacacacacactcacacacactcactcacacacacacacacacacacacacacacacacaggaggaaaatgtttctgatgatttattttattttaatcgtCTGTCTGAGCGCTAGagctttttagttttaatttgattttatttttattttctgctgaTTTCTTGTTCCTTTAATTCCTGTAGAGTTTATGACTACCGCTTCAGCGCCAGGTTTCAAATCATATGGCGACGCAACTTCTGGTTAGTTTCCTTTTTACTCAAACGATTTCCTTTCCTTCAGTTCAGCGTTCCTCTTTCAtcgtcatcttcatcatcatcatcttcatcatcttcatcatcatcttcatcatcatcatcacaattaATCTCTAGTCTCTAAACAACTTCATCTCGTCTCTGCATGTTTACAGTAGACATGTGCTGAAAGTCTGTTATTCACTCCCatgttatcacacacacacacacacacacacacatacacatacacacacacacacactcacacacacacactgaaacacacacactcacacacactcacacacacacacacacacacacacactcacacacacacacactgaaacacacacactcacacacactcacacacacacacatacacacacacacactcacacacacacacatacacatacacacacacacactcacacacacacactgaaacacacacactcacacacacacacacacacacatacacatacacacacacacactcacacactcacacacacacacacacacacatacacacacacacactcacacacacacacactgaaacacacacactcacacacactcacacacacacacatacacacacacacactcacacacacacactgaaacacacacactcacacacactcacacacacacactgaaacacacacactcacacacacacacatacacacacacatacacacacagaaacacatacacacacacactcacacacacacacacagaaacacactgaaacacacacacacacacacacacacacacactcacacacacacacacacaaacacacacacacacacacactcacacacacaaacacacacacaccgaaacacacacacacatacacacacacacacagagaaacacaccgaaacacacacaaacacacacacacacacacacacacacacacagaaacacacacacacacactcacacacacacacacagaaacacacacacacacacactcacacacacaaacacacacacaccgaaacacacacacacatacacacacacacacagagaaacacaccgaaacacacacaaacacacacacacacacacacagaaacacacacacacactcacacacacaaacacacacacaccgaaacacacacacacatacacacacacagagaaacacaccgaaacacacacacacacatacacacacagaaacacacaccgaaacacacacacacactcacacacacacactgaaacacacacactcacacacacacacatacacacatacacacacagaaacacatacacacacacagaaacacacacacacacagaaacacactgaaacacacacaccgaaacacacagaaacacacacacacacacacacagaaacacacacacacacacactcacacacacacacacagaaacacacagaaacacacacacacacacacacacactcacacacacacacacacacaaacacacacacacacacacaccgaaacacacacacacacatacacacacagaaacacacacacacacatacacacacagaaacacacacacacacagagaaacacacacagaaacacacacacaaacacacgttaTAAAGTTAAATTattgagaagtgtgtgtttgtggctcaGTATCGGTTGTTTACTTTCGTCCTGTGAATTAATGTTAGTGtactttattaactttattaacttCATTAACTTTATTAACTTCATTAGCGTCATTAGCGTCATTAGCctcattaatgttaattaacacTAGGCTCGTTGCTGGTTTCAGGTGATTAGTTATGCTGTAACTCGGTTAAACTGAGTTTCGTGTTGACGCTCACCTCGATGAAGAGCGGCGTTTTCAGCACGCTGGTGTTCGTGTTCAGAATGAAACACTGGCGTTAGTTAATTATCTGTGTTACGCTGagcctgatgatgatgatgatgatgatgatgatgatgatcagttGTTTATCAGCAcgtgtctaatgtccacatcaATGTTACCacaatatcattcattcattcattcattcattcactaacACAGTGTAATAccttaatttgtttgtttatttatttttgtttagtttttaaagcagaatagtttttattcattatgaaGTAAAGTTTGCAGTTTGCAGTTTGGGGCGAAGCAGAAACACAGGACGCAGTCAAACACTGATGCACTAAACCTTCTGCACTTCCACGTTCGCCTGCATACACACCATTTATACAGAGCAGAGCAGCGCTTAAACACAACCTGCTCAGGAggcgttgattagtttcctgtaacagcagctctgacagtagcgcaggtttagattataatataatacgttatcgtttctatagcaacagctcattcacagggacgtgtacagcgaacgcGCCGCATAAACGGAttgaaaaagtgtgtaattgtttataaacgtggagatgtttatgtcacatgtatggaaggagtctccagtgtcagcgccttGTAACAAAccgaggtaaagctggaactttaaggtttccgacgtcttcaggacagaggagtttacgcagtttctcaggaacatgatgctggtgagggaacgagggtttatagctgctataacgtaagtgacaacaggaactcacacGCTTcactgaacattaaatgtaactagaaacagataaaaggtgtgatgtgttgttttttaataaataaaagttgtaattgttgtaagttgctgtggtgtaaggggaataaaactcttggggACGTGCAGTTagagggaaataatcaacttcgggatGGTCGGCGTTAAATCCGGTGAACACGTGAGGTTTCAGCGTTGTGGATTGTGTGAAAGTCTGCATCAGTGTTTGAGCTTCGTGCGTGGCGTTCCTGCTGCAGCCGGCTGTACAGTAGAGCTGTACATAAACAGGACCGCTAGACGTTCTAGAACGTTCCGGACTCTCTGGAAGCTGGAATAACTGTGTGAATGATGTGTTTACTGCAGCAGAACAGGAAAAGCCGGCGCTGTCCGTCACGCCGTCCTCCGCTTCAGAACCTAAACATTCCCCACACactcctccctctcttcctcctcaACTCCTCGACACACGGAGATCCGTTCTCCGCGACGATTCGGAAACTTCCAGATCATTTGAATCGGTGATGGAGGGTAAGGCCTTGACGGGAGCAAGGGATTTTGGGTAATGCTGCTGCTAGCGATCATCTCTCTAAAGCTAGctgttaaaatacaaaaacatggaaacgcacacacacgcacacacacacacacgcacacacacacacacacacgcacacacacactgatgtgtttagtTAAGCAGATTGAAACTCATTCCATTttactgttttgtattttaatagcTAACTTCCTCTTTAGCTGTTAGCTTAGCGAGGCGACGTTAGCAGCAGCGCTCAGGTCCCCACAGCTTACATGTCagtttattttcttcatttgttctttcagtttttttccttcagtggaGCAACATGTCttctttctgttctcttttATCTGCTTTTTCTCAGTTCCTTTACTGTTTAGTTCTTGATTCTACTTTTCTTTCtcgttcttttgtttttcctgaaAGTCTTCCGAAGGCCTTACGCAGACCAGCACTGTTCCCGCTTCAGTTACTAACACTCGCTCAGTTTCTCTCGTGGACACTAACACACTCGGAAGACACGCTTCCTCTTCTCGATATGATCAGGTATCTGGGGCTGAACGCTAACAAACTTTACTCCTGGAACTCTTAAAGCTTTTAACGGCTGAGTGGACGACGTCTTCTTCACTAACATAATCCTGTTATATGAGCTGCTAGCTTCCGGCTAATCCGATTCTCTCATCTGCTCTGGATGCACTTCTGCTCCGTAGGGCTGGATTACCTTCACACGTCTTCATGAgtataaagtttaaataaatctcAGGAAGTGAGCGAATGCCTGCTGgggggaggtggaggaggtggaggtggaggaggtggaggtgaaggaggagctctccactctgtgtgtgtgtgtgtgtgtgtgtgtgtgttcagtgtgagttcACACGGCGTTGTTGTGTGTTCGCAGGCATTTGGGAGATCCAGTCGGCCGACTCCAACCAGCTGGTGCACATGAACATCCTGATCACGTGCGTCTTCGCTGCGTTCCTGTTGGGGGCGTTCATCGCCGGCGCTGTGGTCTACTGCTACCGAGACGTCTTCCTGCACAAGAAGACGCGCAAAATCCACAAAGCGGCGCACAGTAAAGACGAGGAGTCGGCACCGTCACGCACTGACTCCACCGGGAGCTTCACCAAGCTGAACGGCCTCTTCGAGAGTCCGGTGAAGGAATTTCCCAGCGCCATGGAGGAGGCGAGGATCTACTTCAGCGGAGACAAAGATGAAAAGAACCCAGAATCCAAGACCATCATCCTCAGCAGGCAAAACCCGGAGCTGGCGGCGTTGCCCACGCCCGAGTCGACGCCGGTGCTCCACCAAAAGGGGCTGCAGCCGAACAAGAGCCAGTGGGAAAAGGCACAAGGGAAAACGTGTGTGTCTCGGAAAGAGGCTCCGCCCAAAAGCCCACAAAACCCCAGCATCCCAAGTGCTGTCGTGCTTCCAAACGCAACGCACGAGAAAACCGTCCCGAGCAGCGACACTGGCAGCGTGAAGTCGGTCCATAAAGAGCGGCGGCGTTCCGTAGACGCTAGAAACACACTTAACGAGCTCCTGAAACATCTTAACGAGGCTAACGAGGCTGAGACAATAAACGCCAACCCTAAAGCCATCATGGCCGACACGCCACGCCCTCGCCCGCACCTGATGCTCGAGCCCATGGGGAACTTAGCAGAAATCCCACCCAAAGTTCCAAGTCGGGAAGCGTCACTTTATTCCCCGACATCCTATTCCCCGCCCTCATCCTACTCGGCTTCGTCCTATTCGCCGTCGTCCTCGTTACCCAGACACAGTCCCACCAAACGCGTGGACGTCCCGTCCGTGCCCACGTCACCCACCGGACAAATGGGGACCCTCGATAGGCAGCGTTTCCAGCGCGTCGGCTCCGCCCACCGCCATGCCGGATCATCCGGCGCTGTGGTGGTGCGTCACTCCAGTTTCAACCGAGGTGCGCTGGCTCCGCCCACACCGCCCTCCAGGATGGACTCGCAGGGCATCTCGAGGCAACACAGCTACAGCGGATACGGATCACTTCCTCGGACTTCTGTTAAACGAACGGCGTCGTTAAAGCCGGACGTTCCGCCCAAACCCGGAGGATTCGTACCGCAAACGAGGCCCGTAAACAAATACAGCTACTGAGCCGAGGACCAATCACGCACTCCGGAGAACGCAGGCCAACGATAAAAAGCTGTTTTGGCTCAGATGAGGACAGTAAAAGAAACATGGCTACTGAACGGAGTGGGAATTAAACGTAGTGAAGGCAGGAATACGGCCAGTTACTCCATAAACGAGTGAAATGACGGGATTTAACGAGGGCGGGGTTTGAGGAACTGTTCCAGGAGACACGGCGAGCGCAGGAAGTATGACAGAAACGTCTCCACGTGAAGCTGATCCTCTGCGAGACCGAGCGAGAAATGAAACTCTGCCGAGACGAACGGATCCGTGGGATGTTTACGTCACAAACGAGGGAAGTTTAAATGCCTATAAATCAGAAACAAAACGGTGGAACATTGAAAGAGCCAATGAGCAAAAACGTTGACCTGCGAGGCGGCAGGGACGTCTGAGGTCAAAGGTTAAAGGTCATGTGGGATTAACCTGTTGCAGGAATACTTGAAATATGTTTCTTGTTAACCAGCAtcgattaaaaataaatacgtAGGACTGAGGAAAAGCTGTGCATTCGACTGGAGGAATGATGCGAGGTGGTGACGTGTGTCATGGCGACGGGAAACGTTACGAATTTACGTAGTTACAACGTTCCACAAACGCTCCGAGGATGCACTTACAGCTGGCTTCTCTCCAGCTCCGGTTATTACTGTCCTAAAACTAAACCGTtaacattactgtgtgtgtgtgtgtgtgtgtgtgtgtttctgtgtgtgtgtgtgtttctgtgtgtgtgtgtgtgtgtgtgtgtccatgtgccTGCTCTgaactttttgttttatttttttaaactcactgGGAAACATTTCAATAATTTGCTGCTACTGAGTTTAGACGAACAatggtattgtgtgtgtgtgtgcatgtgtgtgtgtgtgtgtttctgtgtgtgtgtgtgtgtgtgtgtgtgtgcatgtgtgtgttcagccaCTGAACAGcagtttattatttcattattcaatctgagaaacacactgaggtcgaatttttcatttataaaactcCTGAATTTCAGTAATTTAAATAATCGTAGTCGATCTGCGAGACGTCtgtagttttgcactggagctacgaggctaatgtagctaacacgTAGTggaagcttatagctaccaCTTTAGCATTGTGCTAAATAACTGCAtgtctaaaatgtctaaaacacACTCCGTGTTCTAATGAGCTGTTATATTAACCTCCAGATTTCCACCCAGACTCGGCCGTTACAGAATCTGAATGAATTTGCGCTTGTAATCACTGTAACAGCTACCGCTGTGTCCTAGCAACCAGTCATGCCGGTAATGACGAcgactgtaaatatataaatatataaatacggACATTTCAGAGgcaagtgtgtgttctgtgccTTACCGAGAAACACTCGCTGTGGATTTTCATTTCCTTAAAATCATTGCACATTTAATCATGAGaagaatgaaaggaaaagagaaaaacaagaacgatgacaataataataataataataataataataaagaataattttGCCTGCAGAATGTATTGCATTTAATGTCGAGAATCGCCTTCACTCCGCTGTTTACGACTCGATGCCCAGAGACGACtttattctgtttaattctCTTAAAAATAACAAGTTGTTTCTTGTGTTTAAGATGCGTACGGCTGAAACGCTAGCTATAGCATTACCATTAGCCTGTTAGCGGGGGGTTTAATCCACAGCCAGGCGACGGAGAGGAAACATTAGCGGAGCATTGATTGTTTTTCTTATGCTGCAGTTTCActgatttgttattaaaatgtttttgaacatgCTGCTCAGTGATTCATCTCTAAATCTAATCACACGTtcagattattatataacttaTATTTATGCAATTAAACGTCACATGGAGGAAAACCGGAGTGGTTGTGGAATAAACCCCACAGAAaccatgttagctagctagtgctAATCCTGCAGCTACGTGAGAAGTTTCGCTTTAGCGCATCCACACGGCTGACGTTCAGCTTCGTGATGTCGAGATAACGgtacaaaaaaacaatcatcaATACCTTGGATTTAAAtacaagattaaataaaaataaatttttgcaATTAAAGTTATTAACTAAAATCGTATTGCTGTAATTAACttgggaagaaaaaagaaagaaaaatccatcgttgttgttgttttgcatgtGTGTCTCTTTACAAAGGTGTTTAGGtctgatttgtttacatttgatTAGACGTGTGCCGATCATCACCTGAACGTTAATCTGATATAATCGCCGTATTACCGTGTGTTCAGAAGCTTTCAGAAGACGTGTGTCCTGATGTTCAGGGGCACAGACGCTAaaataagctccgcccccacgGCGatatcgtgtgtgtgtctgattttcGGCCACGCCTCCACCTGGTGATGTACGCGCTGTAGCTGTATTCGCATTCTAAACGTTCACACCGCAGTCACGTCCGTGCACAACAACAAACGCAACTCGTTTTATTTTAAACGCTAAGACTGTGCGGAAActggctgtttgtttgttttatgtttttttttttttttttgttcctccaGAGTATTTTAACGTGTAGGTCTGTTGCGAAACCTGTACTGTGAAACTGTAAATAATTCCGTCACTGTTAACgatatttttgttgatttttttaacacagcatGTATagttgaaataaaatattactacaCTGAGACTCAGATTCAAGTCTTTGTACAATAAATCTACATCATCCATAAACATATGAGTTCTGCTTGTTTAAATAcacgtgattggctgttgaAGTATCGGACATATAAGAtacaatatagtgtatttccttagtcaagtgcaaaagtttgtgcaccctcaGGACAAGTGTGTTTTGGTTTCATAGATGTTCCTTCTTTATCAGACAACACGTAAATAAGCATAAATAATATTCATCCTCTTTGTGGATCGAGAGACGATCGTGGTGAAGGGGTTCGTGTAGCTTAGTGAAACTCAGGGCCACGTCACTGCGGGTTTAACGCTCTCAGTATCAGATCTGAGGAAAGATAAACACCAAGTGCACCTGCCCAGATTAGGGTTACCTGGAGCCAGGCCTCGGGGTGGAGTCCATAGGTGAGTGAACCCAAAATGAACCCAAAATGGTGACGGAGCCATCGTGTGGGCTCAGCAGAAGAAGGATGGGAGTCAGGTGCAATGCCAGTCTTAGGTGGCCAAGACATCTGCAAAGAAAACGTTCAGGAACGTTGAAGGTCACTTCCCTGGTGGGGAAAGAGCCAGATTTGGTGACAGAGATGGAAaagtagattagattagattagagtaGATTATAGttgatataattatataatctatgatataataattattatcacATATTGTTACAGCCACACAGAGTTCAGGCTCCAGTACCAAACTTCTCAATCAGGCGTGATCTCTTTCCTGCTCTGGAGTTCCTACAGAAGATCGTGCTCAGGCAGTTGTGGGAATACTCACCAGTCCCAGCTGTTTTTCCCAGTGGACACCAGGGTTGCCTCCATGAGACTCCGAGTCTCAGGAAGGGAAACTCtgacttgtttgtgtgtgtggagcaggcGCTGGAGATGGAACCTCCTACTGACTCCACAGTGCTCCTAGGAGACACTTGGAGGGGAGTGACTGGGAGGAATGGCCTCTGAACCAGAGCAGTGAAATGTTATTAGACTTCTGTGCAAGCCTCGGATCATCTGCTTTCATTTAAGGTGAGTTTCGGACTCCATCATTTGGTGTGTCTTGTCTCCTATTTGTGGTTTTCATGGACAGGATATGAATCCACAGCTGAGGGTGGAGAGATGTCCAGTAGAGGTAACTTAAGTAGAGGTAACACAACTTAAACCGGACCTCGAACACATTTGAACATTTCTCTGCAGAGTGTGTCACCTGAGTTCCTTCTGGTCAGAGGAGAGAACTTTACCCATGATGGAGGAGTTTAAGTGTCTTGGAATCTGATTATTACACgagtgatggaaaaagaaagtgtgagaTTGATAAATGGATTGGTTTAATGGCAGCAGAGTTACAGTCATGGTACTGTAGAGTCTAGAGGTCTAGAGGTCTAGGCCAGAAGGAGGAGCTCAGGTTATGGAGAAAGCTCTCTGTTTACTGGTCAGTCTACGTCCTGTTCCTCAGCTGTGGTTGAGCTGTGTGTAATGacaaaaagaataaagacaTGAGTATGGGAGGTGGAAATGAGGTTCCTCCCCAGGGTTCAGGGTTTACTCTCTGTAATTAGGTGAGGAGTTTGACAATCCAGGTCAACCTTGGAGTGGAGCCACTGCTCCTCTTAATTGAGAGGAACCAGTTGAGGTGGATTGGGTACCTTACCATGACACCCTGGTGGGGTTCTAGTAGAGATCTGGTAATGGTGAACACACGCTtgatctaatactaacatttggattaaatatagaaaatatagtcacattttcGCAggctgaagctatctcagatcattatctcatctcagttaaaatgtgtattaatcataaaaCACGCACTTCTACACACTGCTgcgtcaaacgtacgttcacatcagctactgcacagagttttatcagtaatctcccagatttactAACCATGactggatcaccgtctgatcctgaagaacttgaccaggcaactgaatgtttaaaatcaacattctgcaactcgctagataagggagcttcatttaaaagaaaaataattagggagaaaaagctagcaccctggtatagcgatcacacacgaactttaaaacagaccactcgaaaactagaacgtaaatgacGTCAAACTAAAtcagtagtatttcaaatagcatggaaggagagccttttgagctataagaaagctcttagtgctgctagatcagtgtatctctccaccctaattgaagataacagaaataatcctagattcttatttaatactgtagcaaaattaactaggaataagaccacaatagaaacacacacacaatcattatatagcagcgatgacttcagtAATCTGGACATTGTAGGTGCACAAACTCCCACACTTCATCTCTCTGTGGTTCTGCTGCATTGTTCAGGTTTTAATAGTGCACTAGATTATAAGTGTCCCTAAGTGAACACACTAGTGCACTAGAACAACTTGAATTGAAGCACAGTCACTAAGAACAAACTGCTCTGGAGTCGTGCTGGAAAAAATTCACTGAATAAAGCAACAgtttcagaaatgtttacagAGGAAGAAGCAGGATGCTGAGGTttagccaaacacacacacacacacacacacacacacacacacacacagacaaactcTGGTCCCGAGCAGCTGTGCTGTAGTGTTTATGTGGGCTGAGGGGCGGCTAAACCCACTGAGCGTTATTTTTAGATTTCAGTGGGAAATTTTCCAGAGTCATTTGTAAGCCAAGTGTCCAACATCTGGAACACTCAATCAGCCAAGagccatctacacacacacacacacacacacacacacaaacactcacacacactcacacacacacactcacacacactcacacacactcacacacactcactcacacacactcacacacactctacagcTCGTTCCTGATAAGTTCAGCTGTGTGAGTGATCTGCAGTCAGACTTAAACACCGTGAACTctacacattaaacacacactcgctctctctctctctctctctctgtctctctctctctgtctctctctctctgtctctctctgtctctctc
The genomic region above belongs to Pangasianodon hypophthalmus isolate fPanHyp1 chromosome 6, fPanHyp1.pri, whole genome shotgun sequence and contains:
- the sema6dl gene encoding sema domain, transmembrane domain (TM), and cytoplasmic domain, (semaphorin) 6D, like isoform X5; the encoded protein is MWCVMFPNLLLLLLLVRTHAVSFPEDTAPLDIVDRHYSRQYPVFRGRPSGNESQHRLDFQLMTRIQDTLFIAGRDQVYLVSLRESYRNDITPYRKLTWRSSQADRETCALKGKHRDECHNFIKVLVPRNDDLVFICGTNGFNPMCRYYRLDNLEFDGEEISGLARCPFDAKQTNVALFSDGKLYSATVADFLASDAVIYRSMGDGSALRTIKYDSKWLKEPHFLHAVDYGNYVYFFFREIAAEHNNLGRAVYSRVARVCKNDVGGSQRVLEKHWTSFVKARLNCSVPGESFFYFDVLQSLTDIINISGVPSVVGVFTTQLNSIPGSAVCAFSMPDIEKVFEGRFKEQKTPDSVWTPVPDDRLPRPRPGCCAGHGSAESYKSSVEFPDETLQFIKLHPLMDAAVPSIRDEPWVTKTRVRYRLTALAVDNAAGPYKNYTVVFIGSEAGVVLKVLAKTAVFSLNESVLLEEIDVFNQAKCLSNSEDDRRVLSFHLDRDTHTLYVAFSSCVVRIPLSRCERHRTCHKSCIASRDPYCGWMSHGACERIPAGVDSGFEQDVEFGDTGRLGDCHEQEKPALSVTPSSASEPKHSPHTPPSLPPQLLDTRRSVLRDDSETSRSFESVMEGIWEIQSADSNQLVHMNILITCVFAAFLLGAFIAGAVVYCYRDVFLHKKTRKIHKAAHSKDEESAPSRTDSTGSFTKLNGLFESPVKEFPSAMEEARIYFSGDKDEKNPESKTIILSRQNPELAALPTPESTPVLHQKGLQPNKSQWEKAQGKTCVSRKEAPPKSPQNPSIPSAVVLPNATHEKTVPSSDTGSVKSVHKERRRSVDARNTLNELLKHLNEANEAETINANPKAIMADTPRPRPHLMLEPMGNLAEIPPKVPSREASLYSPTSYSPPSSYSASSYSPSSSLPRHSPTKRVDVPSVPTSPTGQMGTLDRQRFQRVGSAHRHAGSSGAVVVRHSSFNRGALAPPTPPSRMDSQGISRQHSYSGYGSLPRTSVKRTASLKPDVPPKPGGFVPQTRPVNKYSY